The following DNA comes from Romeriopsis navalis LEGE 11480.
GGGCGGGCAACGCCGTTTTTTGGAATCCCTATGCGAATGGCCCAGAGCATCGCGGTGGACCACCGGATTTGACACCGATTTTGGGGCCGGTTGTGCCAGGTGAACCTCGGGCTGAGTTATCTGACAAATTTCATACCTATGGTCTGTTGTGGACTGCCGATGAATATGTGTTCTTCATTGACGACCATGAGGTATTTCGGACTTCAGAGGGTGTATCCCAAGTGCCGCAGTATATGGTGTTGAGCCTCTTGTCTAGTGGGTGGGAGCGTTCGCGCTTGCAAGACGATCGGTTGCCCGACTCGATGTATGTCGATTATGTCCGGGTTTATCAACCCCAGCCCCCTCGCAAAGTCCCAGTGCCTTCGATGCTACTGGGATTGCTCGGGGTCTCGATCAAGCTGCTTCAGCGCCGTCGGGCTGGATAAGCCACATACGGTTAGTTGGTAGATCGGTTGGCTTGGCCGCGACCTATTGCATCATCGCTTGAACTTTGCGGGCGATGCGCAGACTCACCGGAGAATCTTTGACCTGTTGATTAATCTTGGCCTTGATGCGGCTTTTGATTTGGCTGATTAATGGGGGTTCGCCAAGTTCGCCCACAAGTCTGACATCCGTTGCATAGCACCACTTATAAAATTCTTCGCCATTGAGAAAGTCAAACTCCTGCTGTCCCTGGGCAAAACATGACTGCAATAAATCCTCCAGCAGAATGCGCCCGGCGGAAAATCGATTCAGTTGGCGATCGAACGTCGGTAGCCACCAATAGCAGCGTCCGGCTTGCTCTAAACCGAGATGGATGGCGATCGGCTGTTGGTCCGCATAGAGCACAGAAACCAGCAACAGACCGGCTTCGTGTAGGGCCTGAATAAACGCGACATGCTGTGGATTGGCCCACAAATCCTGTGCCCCGATTTCGCGGTAGCGGGCCGACTTCCACTCAAAGAAGCGATCGAGAATTGCCGTGGTGCTGTCCTGATAAACAAATTGTAATTCCCCGACTTGTTTCGTCAGGCGGCGGCGCTGTCGTGGAATATCAATATAGCTGCCACCGGCTTTGGCGAGGGCTTTGGCTTGGGTCTTAAATTGCTTTTTCCAGTCGTCCCAAGTCGCTTGCTTTGACCACTGAAGATACGGGGCGGCGATCGTGTTGGGATTGGCTTGATAGTTTGAAACTGATACGGACTGCTGGGCGGCACGTTGCATATAGCTGGCGGTAATGTCGCTGGCTTGGGACGGCCCCGCTTCAAAAAAATCAATCAGTGGATGTTGGGTAATGGCTTGACCGTCAACAATCAACAGCTGATAAGTTTGGTTTGCGATTGAACAAGGACCGATCGTATAGTTCGAATTCGGATAATAGACAGCAGCAACAATATCGAGAAAATCCGGGCTGGAAAAAATATTTGACATAACAACGGGTAAATTGTTGGGCAAGCAATTGCAAAATTAGTTATTAGTGCAGTCACAAAATTTGTGTGGCTACATGAGCGCTTAAATATCCATTGCACGGTTACCACATAATTTAAGCTAACGTGGTTCACTTGTCTGTTTCAGCCGGACTTTCTGGAGAAAAATAGCGAAGCTTCATCAAAAAGCTGATTATTTTATTGATTGGATGAAGCAGATCCCGCGCACCGATTTTGGCTGGCTTGTCTCCTAAGCCACATCGTTACAAAAACTGTAATGGTGCATCACTTCTGAGACTCCGTACGTAGGATGAACATATGCCGCTCGGAGAATTGATCGATGAAACACTTTGCACGTCGGACGATCGCGCCAGCTTTAGGATTGGTGCTGCTGTTGGGTGCTTGTGGTGCCGCACCCAACAGCTATAAGGGCAAGTCCGCCGGACGGGCGGCCCCAGAAGCGGCGGCGATGCGGCAAGGGGATATGGCGCAGGCTGTCAGTAATTTGACGCAGCCCGCACAGGTGAAGCCCCGACTGATTAAAACGGCTTCGATGCGATTAACTGTCCGGGAGATTGACACGGCGATCGCCGAGCTGCGGAAAATTCTCAGTCAGCAGCAAGGTGATATTTACAATTTCAATGATTTTCGGGGTGGAGCCAATTCACGCCGGCGGGTGGATTTTGAGCTTAAGGTACCCCAGGGGAATCTGGATCAGACCCTAGAAGCGGTGGGCAAGCTGGGCAATGTGATCAATACCAAAGTCTCCTCCCAGGATGTGACGGATCAAATTGTTGATACCGATGCCCGGTTGCAAAACCTGCGTAAGCAGGAAGCGATGACCCAGAAACTTATGGATCGATCGGGGTCGCTCAAGGACGTGCTGGCGGTCTCGAACCAACTCAGCCAAGTGCGGGAAAAAATTGAACGGTTGGATGCGCAGGTGAAACGACTGAAAAGTCAGGTGGCGTATTCCACGATTAATCTACAAATGTCGGGCGCGATCGCGGGCGGGAAGGTGACGAATAATCCCTTTGGTCTCCAAGTTCAGGACACTTGGAATCGCAGTACTCGTGGGGCGAGCCAACTGATGATTGGTTTATTGTTGTTTGGTGTGGGGCTGATTCCCTTCCTGCCGTTTTTATTATTGTTAGTTGGGGCTGTGTATATTCTGCAACGACGACTACGGCGGATTGTGCGATCGCGGCAACCGAAAACCAAAAGCTAAAACGGCAGCCTGAACATCAGTCCTAGCCAAAATCAGTCACTTAATATGATGCAAGGCTTGATTAATACGTTCGATCCAGTTGCGTGAAAAAGCGTGACTGGTAATCGCAACGGATTGGTCATGACCTTAATGCCAGATTCCGCGTCTCTGCTTGAGACTGGCATGCAAACTTGATTGAATGTTCGAAACGGCTCCGGTGCAATAAACACCCTGATATACTTGATTGCGGCGATCATATGGAGCTCATCATGCTCGACTAAATTAGGCTGTTTGATGTCAATGCTGACACTGTAACGGGGTTTGTCTCAGTCTCCTTTGTTTTAGCTCCCTTTGTTTCAGCTCCCTTGGTCTCAGTGCCGGGAAGTTCAGCGCCGTTGTTCTCGGGAGGCGTTTGCGCTTGTTGTTGAATGGGAATTTGGATGACAAACTCGGTGCCCTCGCCAGGTATGGAGTCACAAGCTAACTGACCGCTATGTTTTTCCGTCACAATCTGATAGCTAA
Coding sequences within:
- a CDS encoding DUF4349 domain-containing protein encodes the protein MKHFARRTIAPALGLVLLLGACGAAPNSYKGKSAGRAAPEAAAMRQGDMAQAVSNLTQPAQVKPRLIKTASMRLTVREIDTAIAELRKILSQQQGDIYNFNDFRGGANSRRRVDFELKVPQGNLDQTLEAVGKLGNVINTKVSSQDVTDQIVDTDARLQNLRKQEAMTQKLMDRSGSLKDVLAVSNQLSQVREKIERLDAQVKRLKSQVAYSTINLQMSGAIAGGKVTNNPFGLQVQDTWNRSTRGASQLMIGLLLFGVGLIPFLPFLLLLVGAVYILQRRLRRIVRSRQPKTKS
- a CDS encoding GNAT family N-acetyltransferase, which codes for MSNIFSSPDFLDIVAAVYYPNSNYTIGPCSIANQTYQLLIVDGQAITQHPLIDFFEAGPSQASDITASYMQRAAQQSVSVSNYQANPNTIAAPYLQWSKQATWDDWKKQFKTQAKALAKAGGSYIDIPRQRRRLTKQVGELQFVYQDSTTAILDRFFEWKSARYREIGAQDLWANPQHVAFIQALHEAGLLLVSVLYADQQPIAIHLGLEQAGRCYWWLPTFDRQLNRFSAGRILLEDLLQSCFAQGQQEFDFLNGEEFYKWCYATDVRLVGELGEPPLISQIKSRIKAKINQQVKDSPVSLRIARKVQAMMQ